From Sediminibacterium sp. TEGAF015, a single genomic window includes:
- a CDS encoding PASTA domain-containing protein, whose translation MFKFITDKPLWINIVTGIGIILLLILLFFGSLDWITGYGKFEKVPNVAGQHIIAAQKLLEDQGFEVVIQDSVYIDTIAKQAVIRQSPEADAIVKTGRRVYLTLNRTIPPQVEMPNLTGFSIRSAEMYLQSLGLKLGFVTYKPDIARNAVLEQLMNGTPVKPGQKVPIGTIINLVLGSGIGGDELEMPDLVGLTLEQARATLVGMNINIGSIIAAGSIKDSSSAFIIRQNPPLWSDALGADGNPTKNKIRSGQLVDLYISEQAPVKDTVNHHP comes from the coding sequence GTTGTTGATACTCCTTTTTTTTGGATCACTTGACTGGATTACGGGTTATGGAAAATTCGAAAAAGTTCCCAATGTTGCCGGTCAGCATATTATTGCTGCGCAGAAATTATTGGAAGACCAGGGTTTTGAAGTTGTTATTCAGGATTCTGTATATATAGATACCATTGCCAAACAGGCTGTGATTAGACAGTCTCCTGAAGCAGATGCCATTGTTAAAACCGGCAGACGGGTTTATTTAACTTTAAACAGAACCATTCCTCCGCAGGTAGAAATGCCCAATCTCACTGGGTTCTCTATTAGAAGTGCAGAAATGTATTTACAAAGTCTTGGTTTAAAATTAGGGTTTGTGACCTATAAACCTGATATAGCCCGCAATGCTGTTTTAGAACAATTAATGAATGGTACGCCCGTAAAGCCGGGGCAAAAAGTCCCTATTGGTACCATCATCAATTTGGTATTGGGTAGCGGTATTGGTGGAGATGAACTGGAAATGCCTGATTTGGTTGGGCTTACACTAGAACAGGCAAGAGCTACTTTGGTAGGAATGAATATTAATATTGGATCTATAATTGCTGCCGGATCAATAAAGGACTCATCATCAGCATTCATTATCAGACAAAATCCTCCGCTTTGGAGTGATGCGCTTGGGGCTGATGGTAATCCCACAAAAAATAAAATCAGATCCGGACAATTAGTCGACCTTTACATTAGTGAGCAGGCACCTGTAAAAGACACCGTAAATCATCATCCTTAA